Proteins from a single region of Neodiprion virginianus isolate iyNeoVirg1 chromosome 4, iyNeoVirg1.1, whole genome shotgun sequence:
- the LOC124303141 gene encoding GATOR complex protein NPRL3 isoform X3: protein MKSDSKGDRMLFRYPHTANLERDSKQFTKRKNPYALTISEDLLQSTPFPTSNISNGNLTGLSDEVLSTLFAVKPELCELKFELKVNNVRFVGHPTLLPSRGLKDVNSSMLFNIVFALQAQANHSVVKCYYDLSKRLGIALRHEEKRCGFLTDEIKVMVSTHDEVAARSEEESESDESPYELILQRSSLARDLKSVFNSLSTSGVINIMVNKWIQVSFCLPQKVHQSHKKGFIMNPEIIDRCLESLRPYHGLLLLIEPLDLLDSLPADSAPALVRLIQMYSPLKSLQTLAADSDLSLAQVFQLTGHLVYWAKATIIYPLCESNVYVVAPDAVLTAQLLDAFSEQFPGLCLLQVISDFSLPTSISQKLNPLSQPQQQTQLVKIIIWLLRNHLLLQLHTYIQYMPTLHGCQKVTSITEDDSGPNESMKNQHSWEGTDASAGTPGESDTGASPALRGTSGIFEYQSDGFSIPSEDMILLDKLCRLGYLKGGHHLEEIMYLENIRRSQLLQILDKFRDVLITCETEDPAIALFYSHFDC, encoded by the exons a TGAAGAGCGACAGTAAGGGCGATCGAATGTTATTCAGATATCCTCACACCGCTAATCTTGAGAGAGACTCCAAACAGTTTACAAAGAGGAAGAATCCTTACGCGTTAACAATCAGTGAGGATTTATTACAA tcGACACCATTTCCAACATCCAATATAAGCAATGGCAATCTTACTGGCTTATCTGACGAAGTTTTGTCCACCCTCTTTGCTGTTAAACCGGAGCTATGCGAATTAAAATTCGAACTTAAAGTCAACAATGTACGCTTTGTTGGACACCCTACATTGCTTCCTTCTAGGGGACTAAAAGATGTCAATTCATCCATGCTCTTCAACATAGTATTCGCTTTGCAGGCTCAAGCGAATCACTCTGTTGTTAAGTGTTATTACGATCTCAGTAAAAG ACTGGGAATAGCTTTGAGACATGAGGAAAAGAGATGCGGATTTCTTACTGACGAAATAAAAGTGATGGTTTCCACTCATGACGAAGTAGCTGCTCG ATCAGAAGAGGAAAGTGAATCTGATGAATCCCCTTATGAACTTATATTGCAAAGAAGTTCCCTTGCTCGAGATTTGAAGTCCGTTTTCAATAGCCTGAGTACATCAGGGGTAATAAATATCATGGTTAATAAATGGATACAAGTTAGCTTTTGTCTACCTCAAAAAGTTCATCAATCTCACAAAAAAGGATTCATTATGAACCCAGAAATAATTGACAG ATGCCTCGAAAGTTTACGACCGTATCATGGCTTACTACTTTTGATAGAGCCTTTAGATTTGTTAGATTCGCTTCCTGCTGACTCGGCTCCAGCGCTAGTACGTCTTATACAAATGTACAGCCCACTCAAAAGTCTTCAAACATTAGCTGCAGATTCAGATCTCAGCTTGGCACAG GTATTCCAACTGACTGGACATTTAGTGTATTGGGCAAAGGCTACTATTATCTATCCCTTGTGTGAAAGCAACGTATATGTCGTAGCTCCAGATGCTGTCCTCACAGCACAATTGTTGGATGCATTTTCAGAACAATTTCCAGGATTGTGTCTACTACAG GTGAtcagtgatttttctttaccaaCATCCATTAGTCAAAAATTGAATCCTCTGAGCCAACCACAACAACAGACTCAAttagtgaaaataataatttggtTATTGAGAAATCATTTGTTACTTCAGCTGCATACTTACATTCAATATATGCCAACGCTGCATGGTTGCCAAAAAGTG ACAAGCATAACAGAAGATGATTCTGGGCCAAACGAGTCTATGAAAAATCAACACAGCTGGGAAGGCACTGACGCATCTGCCGGTACACCAGGAGAAAGCGATACCGGGGCTTCTCCTGCCTTACGTGGGACAAGTGGAATTTTTGAGTATCAATCAGATGGTTTCTCAATTCCTTCGGAGGATATGATTTTACTAGATAAATTATGTAGACTCGGGTATCTAAAAGGCGGTCATCATCTCGAGGAAATTATGTatcttgaaaatattcgaagATCGCAATTGTTACAAATATTGGACAAATTCAGAGACGTTCTCATAACTTGTGAAACAGAGGATCCTGCAATTGCACTTTTCTATTCTCATTTCGATTGctaa
- the LOC124303141 gene encoding GATOR complex protein NPRL3 isoform X5 — MLKKRIDNVLNSTPFPTSNISNGNLTGLSDEVLSTLFAVKPELCELKFELKVNNVRFVGHPTLLPSRGLKDVNSSMLFNIVFALQAQANHSVVKCYYDLSKRLGIALRHEEKRCGFLTDEIKVMVSTHDEVAARSEEESESDESPYELILQRSSLARDLKSVFNSLSTSGVINIMVNKWIQVSFCLPQKVHQSHKKGFIMNPEIIDRCLESLRPYHGLLLLIEPLDLLDSLPADSAPALVRLIQMYSPLKSLQTLAADSDLSLAQVFQLTGHLVYWAKATIIYPLCESNVYVVAPDAVLTAQLLDAFSEQFPGLCLLQVISDFSLPTSISQKLNPLSQPQQQTQLVKIIIWLLRNHLLLQLHTYIQYMPTLHGCQKVTSITEDDSGPNESMKNQHSWEGTDASAGTPGESDTGASPALRGTSGIFEYQSDGFSIPSEDMILLDKLCRLGYLKGGHHLEEIMYLENIRRSQLLQILDKFRDVLITCETEDPAIALFYSHFDC; from the exons ATGTTGAAGAAGAGGATTGATAACGTATTGAAT tcGACACCATTTCCAACATCCAATATAAGCAATGGCAATCTTACTGGCTTATCTGACGAAGTTTTGTCCACCCTCTTTGCTGTTAAACCGGAGCTATGCGAATTAAAATTCGAACTTAAAGTCAACAATGTACGCTTTGTTGGACACCCTACATTGCTTCCTTCTAGGGGACTAAAAGATGTCAATTCATCCATGCTCTTCAACATAGTATTCGCTTTGCAGGCTCAAGCGAATCACTCTGTTGTTAAGTGTTATTACGATCTCAGTAAAAG ACTGGGAATAGCTTTGAGACATGAGGAAAAGAGATGCGGATTTCTTACTGACGAAATAAAAGTGATGGTTTCCACTCATGACGAAGTAGCTGCTCG ATCAGAAGAGGAAAGTGAATCTGATGAATCCCCTTATGAACTTATATTGCAAAGAAGTTCCCTTGCTCGAGATTTGAAGTCCGTTTTCAATAGCCTGAGTACATCAGGGGTAATAAATATCATGGTTAATAAATGGATACAAGTTAGCTTTTGTCTACCTCAAAAAGTTCATCAATCTCACAAAAAAGGATTCATTATGAACCCAGAAATAATTGACAG ATGCCTCGAAAGTTTACGACCGTATCATGGCTTACTACTTTTGATAGAGCCTTTAGATTTGTTAGATTCGCTTCCTGCTGACTCGGCTCCAGCGCTAGTACGTCTTATACAAATGTACAGCCCACTCAAAAGTCTTCAAACATTAGCTGCAGATTCAGATCTCAGCTTGGCACAG GTATTCCAACTGACTGGACATTTAGTGTATTGGGCAAAGGCTACTATTATCTATCCCTTGTGTGAAAGCAACGTATATGTCGTAGCTCCAGATGCTGTCCTCACAGCACAATTGTTGGATGCATTTTCAGAACAATTTCCAGGATTGTGTCTACTACAG GTGAtcagtgatttttctttaccaaCATCCATTAGTCAAAAATTGAATCCTCTGAGCCAACCACAACAACAGACTCAAttagtgaaaataataatttggtTATTGAGAAATCATTTGTTACTTCAGCTGCATACTTACATTCAATATATGCCAACGCTGCATGGTTGCCAAAAAGTG ACAAGCATAACAGAAGATGATTCTGGGCCAAACGAGTCTATGAAAAATCAACACAGCTGGGAAGGCACTGACGCATCTGCCGGTACACCAGGAGAAAGCGATACCGGGGCTTCTCCTGCCTTACGTGGGACAAGTGGAATTTTTGAGTATCAATCAGATGGTTTCTCAATTCCTTCGGAGGATATGATTTTACTAGATAAATTATGTAGACTCGGGTATCTAAAAGGCGGTCATCATCTCGAGGAAATTATGTatcttgaaaatattcgaagATCGCAATTGTTACAAATATTGGACAAATTCAGAGACGTTCTCATAACTTGTGAAACAGAGGATCCTGCAATTGCACTTTTCTATTCTCATTTCGATTGctaa
- the LOC124303141 gene encoding GATOR complex protein NPRL3 isoform X4, translating into MLFRYPHTANLERDSKQFTKRKNPYALTISEDLLQSTPFPTSNISNGNLTGLSDEVLSTLFAVKPELCELKFELKVNNVRFVGHPTLLPSRGLKDVNSSMLFNIVFALQAQANHSVVKCYYDLSKRLGIALRHEEKRCGFLTDEIKVMVSTHDEVAARSEEESESDESPYELILQRSSLARDLKSVFNSLSTSGVINIMVNKWIQVSFCLPQKVHQSHKKGFIMNPEIIDRCLESLRPYHGLLLLIEPLDLLDSLPADSAPALVRLIQMYSPLKSLQTLAADSDLSLAQVFQLTGHLVYWAKATIIYPLCESNVYVVAPDAVLTAQLLDAFSEQFPGLCLLQVISDFSLPTSISQKLNPLSQPQQQTQLVKIIIWLLRNHLLLQLHTYIQYMPTLHGCQKVTSITEDDSGPNESMKNQHSWEGTDASAGTPGESDTGASPALRGTSGIFEYQSDGFSIPSEDMILLDKLCRLGYLKGGHHLEEIMYLENIRRSQLLQILDKFRDVLITCETEDPAIALFYSHFDC; encoded by the exons ATGTTATTCAGATATCCTCACACCGCTAATCTTGAGAGAGACTCCAAACAGTTTACAAAGAGGAAGAATCCTTACGCGTTAACAATCAGTGAGGATTTATTACAA tcGACACCATTTCCAACATCCAATATAAGCAATGGCAATCTTACTGGCTTATCTGACGAAGTTTTGTCCACCCTCTTTGCTGTTAAACCGGAGCTATGCGAATTAAAATTCGAACTTAAAGTCAACAATGTACGCTTTGTTGGACACCCTACATTGCTTCCTTCTAGGGGACTAAAAGATGTCAATTCATCCATGCTCTTCAACATAGTATTCGCTTTGCAGGCTCAAGCGAATCACTCTGTTGTTAAGTGTTATTACGATCTCAGTAAAAG ACTGGGAATAGCTTTGAGACATGAGGAAAAGAGATGCGGATTTCTTACTGACGAAATAAAAGTGATGGTTTCCACTCATGACGAAGTAGCTGCTCG ATCAGAAGAGGAAAGTGAATCTGATGAATCCCCTTATGAACTTATATTGCAAAGAAGTTCCCTTGCTCGAGATTTGAAGTCCGTTTTCAATAGCCTGAGTACATCAGGGGTAATAAATATCATGGTTAATAAATGGATACAAGTTAGCTTTTGTCTACCTCAAAAAGTTCATCAATCTCACAAAAAAGGATTCATTATGAACCCAGAAATAATTGACAG ATGCCTCGAAAGTTTACGACCGTATCATGGCTTACTACTTTTGATAGAGCCTTTAGATTTGTTAGATTCGCTTCCTGCTGACTCGGCTCCAGCGCTAGTACGTCTTATACAAATGTACAGCCCACTCAAAAGTCTTCAAACATTAGCTGCAGATTCAGATCTCAGCTTGGCACAG GTATTCCAACTGACTGGACATTTAGTGTATTGGGCAAAGGCTACTATTATCTATCCCTTGTGTGAAAGCAACGTATATGTCGTAGCTCCAGATGCTGTCCTCACAGCACAATTGTTGGATGCATTTTCAGAACAATTTCCAGGATTGTGTCTACTACAG GTGAtcagtgatttttctttaccaaCATCCATTAGTCAAAAATTGAATCCTCTGAGCCAACCACAACAACAGACTCAAttagtgaaaataataatttggtTATTGAGAAATCATTTGTTACTTCAGCTGCATACTTACATTCAATATATGCCAACGCTGCATGGTTGCCAAAAAGTG ACAAGCATAACAGAAGATGATTCTGGGCCAAACGAGTCTATGAAAAATCAACACAGCTGGGAAGGCACTGACGCATCTGCCGGTACACCAGGAGAAAGCGATACCGGGGCTTCTCCTGCCTTACGTGGGACAAGTGGAATTTTTGAGTATCAATCAGATGGTTTCTCAATTCCTTCGGAGGATATGATTTTACTAGATAAATTATGTAGACTCGGGTATCTAAAAGGCGGTCATCATCTCGAGGAAATTATGTatcttgaaaatattcgaagATCGCAATTGTTACAAATATTGGACAAATTCAGAGACGTTCTCATAACTTGTGAAACAGAGGATCCTGCAATTGCACTTTTCTATTCTCATTTCGATTGctaa
- the LOC124303141 gene encoding GATOR complex protein NPRL3 isoform X1: MEINPLSVILVKSDSKGDRMLFRYPHTANLERDSKQFTKRKNPYALTISEDLLQSTPFPTSNISNGNLTGLSDEVLSTLFAVKPELCELKFELKVNNVRFVGHPTLLPSRGLKDVNSSMLFNIVFALQAQANHSVVKCYYDLSKRLGIALRHEEKRCGFLTDEIKVMVSTHDEVAARSEEESESDESPYELILQRSSLARDLKSVFNSLSTSGVINIMVNKWIQVSFCLPQKVHQSHKKGFIMNPEIIDRCLESLRPYHGLLLLIEPLDLLDSLPADSAPALVRLIQMYSPLKSLQTLAADSDLSLAQVFQLTGHLVYWAKATIIYPLCESNVYVVAPDAVLTAQLLDAFSEQFPGLCLLQVISDFSLPTSISQKLNPLSQPQQQTQLVKIIIWLLRNHLLLQLHTYIQYMPTLHGCQKVTSITEDDSGPNESMKNQHSWEGTDASAGTPGESDTGASPALRGTSGIFEYQSDGFSIPSEDMILLDKLCRLGYLKGGHHLEEIMYLENIRRSQLLQILDKFRDVLITCETEDPAIALFYSHFDC, encoded by the exons ATGGAGATTAATCCATTAAGCGTTATTCTAGTGAAGAGCGACAGTAAGGGCGATCGAATGTTATTCAGATATCCTCACACCGCTAATCTTGAGAGAGACTCCAAACAGTTTACAAAGAGGAAGAATCCTTACGCGTTAACAATCAGTGAGGATTTATTACAA tcGACACCATTTCCAACATCCAATATAAGCAATGGCAATCTTACTGGCTTATCTGACGAAGTTTTGTCCACCCTCTTTGCTGTTAAACCGGAGCTATGCGAATTAAAATTCGAACTTAAAGTCAACAATGTACGCTTTGTTGGACACCCTACATTGCTTCCTTCTAGGGGACTAAAAGATGTCAATTCATCCATGCTCTTCAACATAGTATTCGCTTTGCAGGCTCAAGCGAATCACTCTGTTGTTAAGTGTTATTACGATCTCAGTAAAAG ACTGGGAATAGCTTTGAGACATGAGGAAAAGAGATGCGGATTTCTTACTGACGAAATAAAAGTGATGGTTTCCACTCATGACGAAGTAGCTGCTCG ATCAGAAGAGGAAAGTGAATCTGATGAATCCCCTTATGAACTTATATTGCAAAGAAGTTCCCTTGCTCGAGATTTGAAGTCCGTTTTCAATAGCCTGAGTACATCAGGGGTAATAAATATCATGGTTAATAAATGGATACAAGTTAGCTTTTGTCTACCTCAAAAAGTTCATCAATCTCACAAAAAAGGATTCATTATGAACCCAGAAATAATTGACAG ATGCCTCGAAAGTTTACGACCGTATCATGGCTTACTACTTTTGATAGAGCCTTTAGATTTGTTAGATTCGCTTCCTGCTGACTCGGCTCCAGCGCTAGTACGTCTTATACAAATGTACAGCCCACTCAAAAGTCTTCAAACATTAGCTGCAGATTCAGATCTCAGCTTGGCACAG GTATTCCAACTGACTGGACATTTAGTGTATTGGGCAAAGGCTACTATTATCTATCCCTTGTGTGAAAGCAACGTATATGTCGTAGCTCCAGATGCTGTCCTCACAGCACAATTGTTGGATGCATTTTCAGAACAATTTCCAGGATTGTGTCTACTACAG GTGAtcagtgatttttctttaccaaCATCCATTAGTCAAAAATTGAATCCTCTGAGCCAACCACAACAACAGACTCAAttagtgaaaataataatttggtTATTGAGAAATCATTTGTTACTTCAGCTGCATACTTACATTCAATATATGCCAACGCTGCATGGTTGCCAAAAAGTG ACAAGCATAACAGAAGATGATTCTGGGCCAAACGAGTCTATGAAAAATCAACACAGCTGGGAAGGCACTGACGCATCTGCCGGTACACCAGGAGAAAGCGATACCGGGGCTTCTCCTGCCTTACGTGGGACAAGTGGAATTTTTGAGTATCAATCAGATGGTTTCTCAATTCCTTCGGAGGATATGATTTTACTAGATAAATTATGTAGACTCGGGTATCTAAAAGGCGGTCATCATCTCGAGGAAATTATGTatcttgaaaatattcgaagATCGCAATTGTTACAAATATTGGACAAATTCAGAGACGTTCTCATAACTTGTGAAACAGAGGATCCTGCAATTGCACTTTTCTATTCTCATTTCGATTGctaa
- the LOC124303141 gene encoding GATOR complex protein NPRL3 isoform X2 — MLVKSDSKGDRMLFRYPHTANLERDSKQFTKRKNPYALTISEDLLQSTPFPTSNISNGNLTGLSDEVLSTLFAVKPELCELKFELKVNNVRFVGHPTLLPSRGLKDVNSSMLFNIVFALQAQANHSVVKCYYDLSKRLGIALRHEEKRCGFLTDEIKVMVSTHDEVAARSEEESESDESPYELILQRSSLARDLKSVFNSLSTSGVINIMVNKWIQVSFCLPQKVHQSHKKGFIMNPEIIDRCLESLRPYHGLLLLIEPLDLLDSLPADSAPALVRLIQMYSPLKSLQTLAADSDLSLAQVFQLTGHLVYWAKATIIYPLCESNVYVVAPDAVLTAQLLDAFSEQFPGLCLLQVISDFSLPTSISQKLNPLSQPQQQTQLVKIIIWLLRNHLLLQLHTYIQYMPTLHGCQKVTSITEDDSGPNESMKNQHSWEGTDASAGTPGESDTGASPALRGTSGIFEYQSDGFSIPSEDMILLDKLCRLGYLKGGHHLEEIMYLENIRRSQLLQILDKFRDVLITCETEDPAIALFYSHFDC; from the exons ATGTTAG TGAAGAGCGACAGTAAGGGCGATCGAATGTTATTCAGATATCCTCACACCGCTAATCTTGAGAGAGACTCCAAACAGTTTACAAAGAGGAAGAATCCTTACGCGTTAACAATCAGTGAGGATTTATTACAA tcGACACCATTTCCAACATCCAATATAAGCAATGGCAATCTTACTGGCTTATCTGACGAAGTTTTGTCCACCCTCTTTGCTGTTAAACCGGAGCTATGCGAATTAAAATTCGAACTTAAAGTCAACAATGTACGCTTTGTTGGACACCCTACATTGCTTCCTTCTAGGGGACTAAAAGATGTCAATTCATCCATGCTCTTCAACATAGTATTCGCTTTGCAGGCTCAAGCGAATCACTCTGTTGTTAAGTGTTATTACGATCTCAGTAAAAG ACTGGGAATAGCTTTGAGACATGAGGAAAAGAGATGCGGATTTCTTACTGACGAAATAAAAGTGATGGTTTCCACTCATGACGAAGTAGCTGCTCG ATCAGAAGAGGAAAGTGAATCTGATGAATCCCCTTATGAACTTATATTGCAAAGAAGTTCCCTTGCTCGAGATTTGAAGTCCGTTTTCAATAGCCTGAGTACATCAGGGGTAATAAATATCATGGTTAATAAATGGATACAAGTTAGCTTTTGTCTACCTCAAAAAGTTCATCAATCTCACAAAAAAGGATTCATTATGAACCCAGAAATAATTGACAG ATGCCTCGAAAGTTTACGACCGTATCATGGCTTACTACTTTTGATAGAGCCTTTAGATTTGTTAGATTCGCTTCCTGCTGACTCGGCTCCAGCGCTAGTACGTCTTATACAAATGTACAGCCCACTCAAAAGTCTTCAAACATTAGCTGCAGATTCAGATCTCAGCTTGGCACAG GTATTCCAACTGACTGGACATTTAGTGTATTGGGCAAAGGCTACTATTATCTATCCCTTGTGTGAAAGCAACGTATATGTCGTAGCTCCAGATGCTGTCCTCACAGCACAATTGTTGGATGCATTTTCAGAACAATTTCCAGGATTGTGTCTACTACAG GTGAtcagtgatttttctttaccaaCATCCATTAGTCAAAAATTGAATCCTCTGAGCCAACCACAACAACAGACTCAAttagtgaaaataataatttggtTATTGAGAAATCATTTGTTACTTCAGCTGCATACTTACATTCAATATATGCCAACGCTGCATGGTTGCCAAAAAGTG ACAAGCATAACAGAAGATGATTCTGGGCCAAACGAGTCTATGAAAAATCAACACAGCTGGGAAGGCACTGACGCATCTGCCGGTACACCAGGAGAAAGCGATACCGGGGCTTCTCCTGCCTTACGTGGGACAAGTGGAATTTTTGAGTATCAATCAGATGGTTTCTCAATTCCTTCGGAGGATATGATTTTACTAGATAAATTATGTAGACTCGGGTATCTAAAAGGCGGTCATCATCTCGAGGAAATTATGTatcttgaaaatattcgaagATCGCAATTGTTACAAATATTGGACAAATTCAGAGACGTTCTCATAACTTGTGAAACAGAGGATCCTGCAATTGCACTTTTCTATTCTCATTTCGATTGctaa
- the LOC124303141 gene encoding GATOR complex protein NPRL3 isoform X6, producing MEINPLSVILVKSDSKGDRMLFRYPHTANLERDSKQFTKRKNPYALTISEDLLQSTPFPTSNISNGNLTGLSDEVLSTLFAVKPELCELKFELKVNNVRFVGHPTLLPSRGLKDVNSSMLFNIVFALQAQANHSVVKCYYDLSKRLGIALRHEEKRCGFLTDEIKVMVSTHDEVAARSEEESESDESPYELILQRSSLARDLKSVFNSLSTSGVINIMVNKWIQVSFCLPQKVHQSHKKGFIMNPEIIDRCLESLRPYHGLLLLIEPLDLLDSLPADSAPALVRLIQMYSPLKSLQTLAADSDLSLAQVISDFSLPTSISQKLNPLSQPQQQTQLVKIIIWLLRNHLLLQLHTYIQYMPTLHGCQKVTSITEDDSGPNESMKNQHSWEGTDASAGTPGESDTGASPALRGTSGIFEYQSDGFSIPSEDMILLDKLCRLGYLKGGHHLEEIMYLENIRRSQLLQILDKFRDVLITCETEDPAIALFYSHFDC from the exons ATGGAGATTAATCCATTAAGCGTTATTCTAGTGAAGAGCGACAGTAAGGGCGATCGAATGTTATTCAGATATCCTCACACCGCTAATCTTGAGAGAGACTCCAAACAGTTTACAAAGAGGAAGAATCCTTACGCGTTAACAATCAGTGAGGATTTATTACAA tcGACACCATTTCCAACATCCAATATAAGCAATGGCAATCTTACTGGCTTATCTGACGAAGTTTTGTCCACCCTCTTTGCTGTTAAACCGGAGCTATGCGAATTAAAATTCGAACTTAAAGTCAACAATGTACGCTTTGTTGGACACCCTACATTGCTTCCTTCTAGGGGACTAAAAGATGTCAATTCATCCATGCTCTTCAACATAGTATTCGCTTTGCAGGCTCAAGCGAATCACTCTGTTGTTAAGTGTTATTACGATCTCAGTAAAAG ACTGGGAATAGCTTTGAGACATGAGGAAAAGAGATGCGGATTTCTTACTGACGAAATAAAAGTGATGGTTTCCACTCATGACGAAGTAGCTGCTCG ATCAGAAGAGGAAAGTGAATCTGATGAATCCCCTTATGAACTTATATTGCAAAGAAGTTCCCTTGCTCGAGATTTGAAGTCCGTTTTCAATAGCCTGAGTACATCAGGGGTAATAAATATCATGGTTAATAAATGGATACAAGTTAGCTTTTGTCTACCTCAAAAAGTTCATCAATCTCACAAAAAAGGATTCATTATGAACCCAGAAATAATTGACAG ATGCCTCGAAAGTTTACGACCGTATCATGGCTTACTACTTTTGATAGAGCCTTTAGATTTGTTAGATTCGCTTCCTGCTGACTCGGCTCCAGCGCTAGTACGTCTTATACAAATGTACAGCCCACTCAAAAGTCTTCAAACATTAGCTGCAGATTCAGATCTCAGCTTGGCACAG GTGAtcagtgatttttctttaccaaCATCCATTAGTCAAAAATTGAATCCTCTGAGCCAACCACAACAACAGACTCAAttagtgaaaataataatttggtTATTGAGAAATCATTTGTTACTTCAGCTGCATACTTACATTCAATATATGCCAACGCTGCATGGTTGCCAAAAAGTG ACAAGCATAACAGAAGATGATTCTGGGCCAAACGAGTCTATGAAAAATCAACACAGCTGGGAAGGCACTGACGCATCTGCCGGTACACCAGGAGAAAGCGATACCGGGGCTTCTCCTGCCTTACGTGGGACAAGTGGAATTTTTGAGTATCAATCAGATGGTTTCTCAATTCCTTCGGAGGATATGATTTTACTAGATAAATTATGTAGACTCGGGTATCTAAAAGGCGGTCATCATCTCGAGGAAATTATGTatcttgaaaatattcgaagATCGCAATTGTTACAAATATTGGACAAATTCAGAGACGTTCTCATAACTTGTGAAACAGAGGATCCTGCAATTGCACTTTTCTATTCTCATTTCGATTGctaa